A genomic window from Gossypium hirsutum isolate 1008001.06 chromosome D12, Gossypium_hirsutum_v2.1, whole genome shotgun sequence includes:
- the LOC107889773 gene encoding transcription factor BEE 2 isoform X4, which produces MDVTVLDRQQATYPLELFARSVPLFQSYLGSGPIVELKRPEAYLGGDGFHEFVYFPVGGGPEFGDSEKLNLVPPDAAPGYCISRTSSCQMTAFHAASMKEEREDMILEKMESTTGSGSRESFTKRKVVADHKSKDKRIKGEVEGESEVKTKCSTQVSRNSSKENSKACEVQKPDYIHVRARRGQATDSHSLAERARREKISKKMKCLQDLVPGCNKVTGKAGMLDEIINYVQSLQRQVEFLSMKIAALNSSVEFNVENLPIKEFPAYVANFPAAAKLPAMPNLTCFQLNPMQKEAVNCMLNETIHPPLTATEGIASASVSIPEQALSSSTITLQPFSTWNMDPQGLYNVYDMGFH; this is translated from the exons ATGGACGTGACAGTGCTCGACAGACAACAAGCAACCTATCCCCTTGAATTATTTGCAAGATCAGTGCCTCTGTTTCAGAGTTATTTAGGTAGTGGACCAATAGTTGAGCTGAAAAGGCCAGAAGCTTATTTGGGTGGTGATGGTTTTCACGAATTTGTCTACTTTCCAGTGGGTGGAGGACCAGAGTTTGGTGACAGTGAAAAGTTGAATTTGGTGCCGCCTGATGCTGCTCCCGGTTACTGTATTTCTCGGACTTCTAGCTGTCAGATGACAGCTTTCCATGCTGCTTCTATGAAAGAGGAAAGAGAGGATATGATTTTGGAGAAAATGGAATCCACCACTGGCAGTGGCAGCAGAGAGAGTTTTACCAAGAGAAAA GTTGTTGCAGACCATAAAAGCAAAGATAAGAGGATCAAAGGTGAAGTGGAAGGGGAATCTGAGGTGAAAACAAAATGCAGTACACAAGTTTCCAGGAATTCTTCAAAGGAGAATTCCAAGGCTTGTGAGGTTCAGAAGCCGGATTACATTCATGTAAGGGCGCGCCGTGGCCAGGCTACTGACAGTCACAGCTTAGCAGAAAGA GCCAGAAGGGAAAAGATCAGTAAGAAGATGAAATGTTTGCAAGATTTAGTCCCTGGTTGCAATAAGGTCACAGGGAAAGCTggaatgcttgatgaaataatCAACTATGTTCAGTCTCTCCAAAGACAAGTTGAG TTCTTGTCTATGAAAATCGCTGCTCTAAATTCAAGTGTTGAATTCAATGTTGAAAACCTGCCTATAAAAGAG TTTCCTGCTTACGTCGCCAATTTTCCAGCAGCCGCTAAGTTACCAGCAATGCCCAATTTGACCTGCTTTCAGTTAAATCCAATGCAAAAAGAAGCTGTAAATTGCATGTTAAATGAAACAATACATCCTCCCCTAACAGCAACTGAAGGAATTGCAAGTGCTTCTGTTTCTATCCCAGAACAAGCGCTCAGCTCATCCACCATAACT CTGCAACCTTTTTCAACTTGGAACATGGATCCTCAAGGTCTTTACAATGTGTACGATATGGGGTTCCATTAA
- the LOC107889773 gene encoding transcription factor BEE 2 isoform X1, with protein MDVTVLDRQQATYPLELFARSVPLFQSYLGSGPIVELKRPEAYLGGDGFHEFVYFPVGGGPEFGDSEKLNLVPPDAAPGYCISRTSSCQMTAFHAASMKEEREDMILEKMESTTGSGSRESFTKRKAEVVADHKSKDKRIKGEVEGESEVKTKCSTQVSRNSSKENSKACEVQKPDYIHVRARRGQATDSHSLAERARREKISKKMKCLQDLVPGCNKVTGKAGMLDEIINYVQSLQRQVEFLSMKIAALNSSVEFNVENLPIKEFPAYVANFPAAAKLPAMPNLTCFQLNPMQKEAVNCMLNETIHPPLTATEGIASASVSIPEQALSSSTITQLQPFSTWNMDPQGLYNVYDMGFH; from the exons ATGGACGTGACAGTGCTCGACAGACAACAAGCAACCTATCCCCTTGAATTATTTGCAAGATCAGTGCCTCTGTTTCAGAGTTATTTAGGTAGTGGACCAATAGTTGAGCTGAAAAGGCCAGAAGCTTATTTGGGTGGTGATGGTTTTCACGAATTTGTCTACTTTCCAGTGGGTGGAGGACCAGAGTTTGGTGACAGTGAAAAGTTGAATTTGGTGCCGCCTGATGCTGCTCCCGGTTACTGTATTTCTCGGACTTCTAGCTGTCAGATGACAGCTTTCCATGCTGCTTCTATGAAAGAGGAAAGAGAGGATATGATTTTGGAGAAAATGGAATCCACCACTGGCAGTGGCAGCAGAGAGAGTTTTACCAAGAGAAAAGCTGAG GTTGTTGCAGACCATAAAAGCAAAGATAAGAGGATCAAAGGTGAAGTGGAAGGGGAATCTGAGGTGAAAACAAAATGCAGTACACAAGTTTCCAGGAATTCTTCAAAGGAGAATTCCAAGGCTTGTGAGGTTCAGAAGCCGGATTACATTCATGTAAGGGCGCGCCGTGGCCAGGCTACTGACAGTCACAGCTTAGCAGAAAGA GCCAGAAGGGAAAAGATCAGTAAGAAGATGAAATGTTTGCAAGATTTAGTCCCTGGTTGCAATAAGGTCACAGGGAAAGCTggaatgcttgatgaaataatCAACTATGTTCAGTCTCTCCAAAGACAAGTTGAG TTCTTGTCTATGAAAATCGCTGCTCTAAATTCAAGTGTTGAATTCAATGTTGAAAACCTGCCTATAAAAGAG TTTCCTGCTTACGTCGCCAATTTTCCAGCAGCCGCTAAGTTACCAGCAATGCCCAATTTGACCTGCTTTCAGTTAAATCCAATGCAAAAAGAAGCTGTAAATTGCATGTTAAATGAAACAATACATCCTCCCCTAACAGCAACTGAAGGAATTGCAAGTGCTTCTGTTTCTATCCCAGAACAAGCGCTCAGCTCATCCACCATAACT CAGCTGCAACCTTTTTCAACTTGGAACATGGATCCTCAAGGTCTTTACAATGTGTACGATATGGGGTTCCATTAA
- the LOC107889773 gene encoding transcription factor BEE 2 isoform X3, with amino-acid sequence MDVTVLDRQQATYPLELFARSVPLFQSYLGSGPIVELKRPEAYLGGDGFHEFVYFPVGGGPEFGDSEKLNLVPPDAAPGYCISRTSSCQMTAFHAASMKEEREDMILEKMESTTGSGSRESFTKRKVVADHKSKDKRIKGEVEGESEVKTKCSTQVSRNSSKENSKACEVQKPDYIHVRARRGQATDSHSLAERARREKISKKMKCLQDLVPGCNKVTGKAGMLDEIINYVQSLQRQVEFLSMKIAALNSSVEFNVENLPIKEFPAYVANFPAAAKLPAMPNLTCFQLNPMQKEAVNCMLNETIHPPLTATEGIASASVSIPEQALSSSTITQLQPFSTWNMDPQGLYNVYDMGFH; translated from the exons ATGGACGTGACAGTGCTCGACAGACAACAAGCAACCTATCCCCTTGAATTATTTGCAAGATCAGTGCCTCTGTTTCAGAGTTATTTAGGTAGTGGACCAATAGTTGAGCTGAAAAGGCCAGAAGCTTATTTGGGTGGTGATGGTTTTCACGAATTTGTCTACTTTCCAGTGGGTGGAGGACCAGAGTTTGGTGACAGTGAAAAGTTGAATTTGGTGCCGCCTGATGCTGCTCCCGGTTACTGTATTTCTCGGACTTCTAGCTGTCAGATGACAGCTTTCCATGCTGCTTCTATGAAAGAGGAAAGAGAGGATATGATTTTGGAGAAAATGGAATCCACCACTGGCAGTGGCAGCAGAGAGAGTTTTACCAAGAGAAAA GTTGTTGCAGACCATAAAAGCAAAGATAAGAGGATCAAAGGTGAAGTGGAAGGGGAATCTGAGGTGAAAACAAAATGCAGTACACAAGTTTCCAGGAATTCTTCAAAGGAGAATTCCAAGGCTTGTGAGGTTCAGAAGCCGGATTACATTCATGTAAGGGCGCGCCGTGGCCAGGCTACTGACAGTCACAGCTTAGCAGAAAGA GCCAGAAGGGAAAAGATCAGTAAGAAGATGAAATGTTTGCAAGATTTAGTCCCTGGTTGCAATAAGGTCACAGGGAAAGCTggaatgcttgatgaaataatCAACTATGTTCAGTCTCTCCAAAGACAAGTTGAG TTCTTGTCTATGAAAATCGCTGCTCTAAATTCAAGTGTTGAATTCAATGTTGAAAACCTGCCTATAAAAGAG TTTCCTGCTTACGTCGCCAATTTTCCAGCAGCCGCTAAGTTACCAGCAATGCCCAATTTGACCTGCTTTCAGTTAAATCCAATGCAAAAAGAAGCTGTAAATTGCATGTTAAATGAAACAATACATCCTCCCCTAACAGCAACTGAAGGAATTGCAAGTGCTTCTGTTTCTATCCCAGAACAAGCGCTCAGCTCATCCACCATAACT CAGCTGCAACCTTTTTCAACTTGGAACATGGATCCTCAAGGTCTTTACAATGTGTACGATATGGGGTTCCATTAA
- the LOC107889773 gene encoding transcription factor BEE 2 isoform X2, giving the protein MDVTVLDRQQATYPLELFARSVPLFQSYLGSGPIVELKRPEAYLGGDGFHEFVYFPVGGGPEFGDSEKLNLVPPDAAPGYCISRTSSCQMTAFHAASMKEEREDMILEKMESTTGSGSRESFTKRKAEVVADHKSKDKRIKGEVEGESEVKTKCSTQVSRNSSKENSKACEVQKPDYIHVRARRGQATDSHSLAERARREKISKKMKCLQDLVPGCNKVTGKAGMLDEIINYVQSLQRQVEFLSMKIAALNSSVEFNVENLPIKEFPAYVANFPAAAKLPAMPNLTCFQLNPMQKEAVNCMLNETIHPPLTATEGIASASVSIPEQALSSSTITLQPFSTWNMDPQGLYNVYDMGFH; this is encoded by the exons ATGGACGTGACAGTGCTCGACAGACAACAAGCAACCTATCCCCTTGAATTATTTGCAAGATCAGTGCCTCTGTTTCAGAGTTATTTAGGTAGTGGACCAATAGTTGAGCTGAAAAGGCCAGAAGCTTATTTGGGTGGTGATGGTTTTCACGAATTTGTCTACTTTCCAGTGGGTGGAGGACCAGAGTTTGGTGACAGTGAAAAGTTGAATTTGGTGCCGCCTGATGCTGCTCCCGGTTACTGTATTTCTCGGACTTCTAGCTGTCAGATGACAGCTTTCCATGCTGCTTCTATGAAAGAGGAAAGAGAGGATATGATTTTGGAGAAAATGGAATCCACCACTGGCAGTGGCAGCAGAGAGAGTTTTACCAAGAGAAAAGCTGAG GTTGTTGCAGACCATAAAAGCAAAGATAAGAGGATCAAAGGTGAAGTGGAAGGGGAATCTGAGGTGAAAACAAAATGCAGTACACAAGTTTCCAGGAATTCTTCAAAGGAGAATTCCAAGGCTTGTGAGGTTCAGAAGCCGGATTACATTCATGTAAGGGCGCGCCGTGGCCAGGCTACTGACAGTCACAGCTTAGCAGAAAGA GCCAGAAGGGAAAAGATCAGTAAGAAGATGAAATGTTTGCAAGATTTAGTCCCTGGTTGCAATAAGGTCACAGGGAAAGCTggaatgcttgatgaaataatCAACTATGTTCAGTCTCTCCAAAGACAAGTTGAG TTCTTGTCTATGAAAATCGCTGCTCTAAATTCAAGTGTTGAATTCAATGTTGAAAACCTGCCTATAAAAGAG TTTCCTGCTTACGTCGCCAATTTTCCAGCAGCCGCTAAGTTACCAGCAATGCCCAATTTGACCTGCTTTCAGTTAAATCCAATGCAAAAAGAAGCTGTAAATTGCATGTTAAATGAAACAATACATCCTCCCCTAACAGCAACTGAAGGAATTGCAAGTGCTTCTGTTTCTATCCCAGAACAAGCGCTCAGCTCATCCACCATAACT CTGCAACCTTTTTCAACTTGGAACATGGATCCTCAAGGTCTTTACAATGTGTACGATATGGGGTTCCATTAA